One Plasmodium vinckei vinckei genome assembly, chromosome: PVVCY_09 genomic region harbors:
- a CDS encoding 60S ribosomal protein L28, putative, with translation MENVSGALIWELTKNNNCFLKRNITGRKEKLLCDPYNLRCKNAKNSSGLVNDNAVNLRLNKGKVVLCVKSTTKKNIRNKQIRAKNAKKAETLINEHTKNVNVPKKTLLKKYKRLSKTYSINTKSNK, from the exons atggaaaacgTAAGTGGAGCTCTTATTTGGGAATTAACCAAAAACAACAACTGTTTtcttaaaagaaatataacaGGAAGAAAGGAAAAATTATTGTGTGACCCTTATAACTTAAGATgcaaaaatgcaaaaaatagTAGTG gCTTGGTAAATGATAATGCTGTTAATCTCAGATTAAATAAGGGAAAAGTAGTTTTATGTGTTAAATCAACCACCAAAAA gaATATCCgaaacaaacaaataagAGCAAAAAATGCCAAGAAAGCCGAAACATTAATTAACGAACATACTAAAAATGTCAATGTCCCAAAAAAAAccttattaaaaaaatataagcgTTTATCAAAAACATACAGCATAAACActaaatcaaataaataa
- a CDS encoding 60S ribosomal protein L35ae, putative, whose translation MENEQITQNNNNETTSVKKGVKKLVKKVLKKTQKGCKKMKAPRLYEKGTILGYKRSQRNQDPNFTLLSIRNVNTRKHAQFYVGKRVAYVYRTTKHHDGSKIKCIWGKVCRTHGNSGVVRARFATHIPPKAFGNRVRVLLYPSNI comes from the exons atggaaaacGAACAAATTACTCAgaacaataataatgaaactACTTCCGTTAAAAAGGgagttaaaaaattagtcaaaaaagttttaaaaaaaacccAAAAAggatgtaaaaaaatgaaagccCCTCGATTATATGAAAAGGGAACTATCTTAGGATATAAAAG ATCACAAAGAAACCAAGACCCTAACTTCACTTTATTATCTATAAGAAATGTTAATACAAGAAAGCATGCCCAATTCTATGTCGGAAAAAGAGTCGCATATGTATACCGAACTACCAAACACCACGATGGAAGCAAAATTAAG tgtATATGGGGAAAAGTATGTAGAACACATGGAAATAGTGGAGTAGTACGAGCCAGATTTGCTACTCATATCCCACCAAAAGCCTTTGGAAATAGAGTTAGAGTATTATTATACCCAtctaatatttaa
- a CDS encoding methyltransferase, putative encodes MEEIIDDLIYYVRTDEIEEIQKILENENIKTINNIKDENNNSLLHFACANNNVDMIRFLLYECTIDYNLFNNSGNSPLLWAIQNKHVEAIKEVLFFDYYLHKIEYIAIEKKPNELYENIFKEIITPTFLKTNYKLNNQIKNKINALNILDYFTFLHTNDKLENYSFPNKHELDLYKERNKIYLLKNNEFSKNILSESFNIQNENILHLILNHPISSILDNQESVENNPNFKLNSNVDQGSNNEIKENDFTTNISEAKIVQEQVHELIINESIKINEKNVIVKIREIGLNYFGKCIDDNNLKNDLTGINIWECSIIASKWLADLCIQNNSIFSNKNILEIGSGCGLNSLSLFIHSNIVGRSSSNVGPANLVISDINEFTLNNIIYNTQINKDLLNYCDMNWGNKIKIYNMDWTDDNTYLKDVDNQTYLKYDCIIGSDLIYDKNIVPSILFLLNNLLKKNGTFFYVCKQNRDGVQLFFEQLKQNFIVEFFKPPENYFINTFINMDQELFETKFSEFGSANQIVMLKCIPLQ; translated from the coding sequence atggaagaaataattgatgacttaatttattatgttcGAACAGATGAAATAGAGGAAATACAAAAGATattagaaaatgaaaatataaaaacaataaacaatataaaggatgaaaataataattcattattacattttgcttgtgcaaataataatgtagaTATGATTAGATTTCTATTATATGAATGTACTATTGACTATAACTTATTTAACAATAGTGGCAACAGTCCTTTATTATGGgctatacaaaataaacatgTTGAAGCAATCAAAGAAGTTCTTTTTTTCGATTACTACTTACATAAGATTGAATATATAGCTATTGAGAAAAAACCAAATGAactttatgaaaatatatttaaagaaataattactccaacttttttaaaaacaaattataaattgaacaaccaaataaaaaacaaaattaatgcTTTAAACATACTTgattattttacttttttacaTACAAATGATAAGTTAGAGAATTATTCTTTTCCTAATAAGCATGAACtagatttatataaagaaagaaataaaatatatttattaaaaaataatgagttttcgaaaaatattttatctgAATCTTTcaatatacaaaatgaaaatatattacacttaattttaaatcatcCTATATCTAGCATTTTAGACAATCAAGAAAGTGTTGAAAATAATCCAAACTTTAAATTGAATAGTAATGTAGATCAGGGTAGTAATAACGAgattaaagaaaatgattttACAACTAACATTAGTGAAGCTAAAATAGTTCAAGAACAAGTCCatgaattaataattaatgaatcaataaaaattaatgaaaaaaatgtaatagtaaaaataagaGAAATAggattaaattattttggaaaatgtattgatgataataatttaaaaaatgatttaacTGGAATTAATATATGGGAATGTAGTATAATAGCTAGTAAATGGCTTGCTGATTTatgtatacaaaataattcaatttttagtaataaaaatatattagaaaTTGGATCAGGATGTGGTTTAAACTCtctttctttatttatacattcCAATATTGTAGGTCGTTCAAGTTCAAATGTAGGACCTGCTAATTTAGTAATTAGTGATATTAACGAGTTTACAttaaacaatataatatataatactcaaataaataaagatctattaaattattgtgATATGAATTggggaaataaaataaaaatatataatatggaTTGGACAGAtgataatacatatttaaaagatgTAGATAATCAaacttatttaaaatatgattgTATTATTGGTAGTGATcttatatatgataaaaatattgtaccATCTATTCTATTCTtactaaataatttattgaaaaaaaatggaacttttttttatgtttgcAAACAAAATAGAGATGGTGttcaacttttttttgaacaattaaaacaaaattttattgttgaatttttcaaaccaccagaaaattattttattaacacttttattaatatggaTCAAGAATTGTTTGAGACAAAGTTCTCAGAGTTTGGATCCGCTAACCAGATAGTAATGCTAAAATGTATACCCTTACAATAG
- a CDS encoding alpha/beta hydrolase, putative: protein MSGFLYKLNKFYQINKNIYHSLSNGNNILNYKYKGKICTINEKGINKNRAYFSYESYNNDDKEIVDMIDGISFTIRNNSSIYKEETKNIPIVILHGCYGSKRNFRNFNKMLKSNKIVSLDLPNHGESKHTIDMKYSNIEEDIKNVLTKLNIKSCCLVGFSLGGKVSMYTALKNPSLFPHLIIMDILPYNYYSNNIEIALPYSIRKMSKTLYDIKINKNPKNKLEFLKYLKEELPNIPDSFSQFICMSLKDNEQKNKLTWNINVETIYNEIPNITNFPLNHEKYKYMNPCSFVIAKKSDLAYTIPDYDQIIKNFFPNSKNFILENSSHAVYVDAPHECAQIINQAISV, encoded by the coding sequence aTGAGtggatttttatataagttAAACAAGTTTTACcagataaataaaaatatatatcactCGTTAAgtaatggaaataatattttgaactataaatataaaggtaaaatatgcacaataaatgaaaaaggtataaataaaaatagagcatatttttcttatgagtcatataataatgatgataaagAAATTGTTGATATGATTGATGGAATATCTTTTACAATACGTAATAATagtagtatatataaagaagagacaaaaaatattcctaTTGTAATATTACATGGTTGTTATGGAAGTAAAAGAAATTTCcgtaattttaataaaatgcttaaatcaaataaaatagtatcATTAGACTTACCAAATCATGGAGAGTCTAAACATACGATTGATATGAAATATAGTAATATAGaagaagatataaaaaatgtgttaactaaattaaatataaaaagttgtTGTTTAGTTGGTTTTAGTTTAGGAGGGAAAGTATCAATGTATACTGCATTAAAAAATCCATCTTTATTTCcccatttaataataatggatatattaccttataattattattctaataatatagaaatcGCATTACCTTATAGTATTAGAAAAATGAGTAAAACattatatgatataaaaataaataaaaatcccaaaaataaattagaatttttaaaatatttaaaagaagaaTTACCAAACATTCCAGATTCATTTTCacaatttatttgtatgtCACTTAAAGAtaatgaacaaaaaaataaattaacatggaatataaatgttgagactatatataatgaaattcCTAATATTACAAATTTCCCATTAAAccatgaaaaatataaatatatgaatccCTGTAGTTTTGTAATAGCAAAAAAATCAGATCTAGCTTATACTATACCTGATTATgatcaaattattaaaaatttttttcctaactccaaaaattttattttagaaAACTCATCTCATGCTGTATATGTAGATGCACCTCATGAGTGTGCCCAAATTATTAACCAAGCGATTTCcgtataa
- a CDS encoding coproporphyrinogen-III oxidase, putative: MKDEPTPNEYFRNLWENLLKYEQNNICSLFESLDTVKFKEEIWTRKNGKGKKLGGGITRVLENGTIFEKCAVNFSSVFGTIDKEAAKQMCVNQYNKEYINTTKICHSEDINTIISKIMNSNNIKMINEKYKFYASGLSIIAHPVNPNSPSIHANFRFFQIFIRAGKKKQTNNNSNKNMSSINKYVLNSKMNLNNTTNNNTQNVKSKIDSNYKSVKHWFGGGCDLSPCYIFPELFINFHHSFKLVCDKYNHLFYKYFKIWCDLYFRIKHRNISRGVGGIFFDNLLDNTIKNKKLTKSGKSKTTQNTKNIIENKNCKCYSCNIIMDKSYKIIYYFIQECIITFRNSYFYILAETIHQKYDEAMINWQRVCRGRYAEFNLIYDRGTKFGLELNNYKTYRRKKKKHIENVPNYSSTAYIKDEVFDDQNSDYMSDEHEKIDNVLASLPLKCEFLYKSKITKFSREYETLQVLKHPKKWVDY, encoded by the exons atgaaagatGAG CCAACCCCGAATGAATATTTTCGAAATTTATGGGAAaacttattaaaatatgaacaaaataatatatgctcTTTGTTTGAGTCTCTAGATACTGTCAAATTTAAAGAAGAAATATGGACGcgtaaaaatggaaaaggaaaaaaattaggAGGCGGAATAACTAGGGTATTAGAAAATGGGacaatatttgaaaaatgtgctgttaatttttcatcagTATTTGGCACAATAGATAAAGAAGCAGCTAAACAAATGTGTGTTAATCAATATAATAaggaatatattaatacaaCAAAAATTTGTCATTCCGAAGATATAAATACTATTATATCTAAAATTATgaattcaaataatataaaaatgataaatgaaaaatataaattttatgcCTCAGGTTTATCTATAATAGCACATCCTGTTAATCCAAACTCACCATCTATTCATGCAAATTTTcgattttttcaaatatttattagagcaggaaaaaaaaaacaaacaaataataattctaataaaaatatgtcaagcataaataaatatgtattaaacAGTAAAATGAATCTTAACAATActactaataataatacacaaaatgttaaaagtaaaattgATAGTAATTATAAAAGTGTAAAACATTGGTTTGGTGGAGGTTGTGATTTAAGCCCAtgctatatttttcctgaactgttcataaattttcatCACTCTTTTAAACTTGTCtgtgataaatataatcatttattttataaatattttaaaatatggtgtgatttatattttcgaATAAAACATAGAAATATTAGTAGAGGAGTTGgtggaatattttttgataatttattagataatactattaaaaataaaaaattaacaaaatcaggaaaatcaaaaacaacacaaaatacaaaaaatataattgaaaataaaaattgtaaatgCTATAGttgtaatattattatggaTAAAAgttacaaaattatttattattttattcaagAATGTATTATAACATTTAGAaattcttatttttatattttagcAGAAACTATCCatcaaaaatatgatgaagCAATGATTAATTGGCAACGAGTATGTAGAGGAAGATATGCtgaatttaatttaatttatgatAGGGGAACAAAATTTGGActtgaattaaataattataaaacttatagaagaaaaaaaaaaaaacatattgaAAATGTCCCTAATTATTCTTCTACTGCTTACATTAAAGATGAAGTTTTTGATGATCAAAATTCAGATTACATGTCTGATGAGCatgaaaaaattgataatgTTTTAGCATCTCTTCCTTTAAAATgtgaatttttatataaatcgaAGATAACTAAATTTTCACGAGAATATGAAACATTACAAGTGTTAAAGCATCCCAAAAAAT